A genomic window from Salvia splendens isolate huo1 chromosome 11, SspV2, whole genome shotgun sequence includes:
- the LOC121756278 gene encoding transcription initiation factor IIF subunit beta-like — protein MEDDYSNGDINVETSKADRSVWLMKCPPIVSKAWQSSAASASVDSPPVAKVVVSLDLLQPDDSSALQFTMEMAGSEVVNMPKSYSLNMSKDFVPMGVFSESSTQGRSAMEGKVEHKFDMKPHHANIEEYRKMCRERTNKSMVKNRQIQVINNDRGVHMRPMPGMMGLITSTSKDKKKPAPVKGTDMKRTRRDRGELEDIMFKLFENQPNWTLKQLVQETDQPAQFLKEILNELCIYNKRGTNQGTYELKPEYKKSVEDTGAEP, from the exons ATGGAGGACGACTACAGTAATGGCGATATCAACGTCGAAACCTCCAAAGCCGACAGATCGGTGTGGCTCATGAAGTGCCCTCCCATCGTCTCCAAGGCCTGGCAGTCCTCCGCTGCCTCCGCTTCTGTCGACTCGCCGCCCGTTGCCAAAGTAGTCGTTTCTCTCGATCTCCTCCAGCCGGACGATTCCTCCGCCCTCCAA TTTACCATGGAGATGGCAGGGAGTGAGGTCGTGAATATGCCGAAAAGTTACTCTCTTAACATGTCCAAGGACTTTGTTCCCATGGGTGTTTTCTCCGAGTCGTCGACTCAAG GAAGATCTGCTATGGAAGGAAAGGTGGAACATAAATTTGATATGAAACCCCACCATGCAAACATTGAAGAGTACAGAAAAATGTGCCGGGAAAGGACAAATAAGTCCATGGTCAAGAATAGACAAATCCAG GTTATCAACAATGATCGTGGTGTACACATGAGGCCCATGCCGGGAATGATGGGATTGATTACGTCGACTTCTAAA GATAAGAAAAAACCAGCTCCAGTTAAGGGGACTGATATGAAAAGAACTAGAAGGGATCGCGGGGAACTGGAAGATATAATGTTTAAGCTATTTGAAAACCAACCTAACTGGACGCTCAAGCAGCTTGTTCAAGAGACTGATCAACCTGCC CAATTTTTGAAAGAGATATTAAATGAGCTCTGCATATACAATAAAAGAGGAACAAACCAAGGTACTTATGAGCTCAAGCCAGAGTATAAGAAATCTGTTGAGGATACAGGTGCTGAACCATGA
- the LOC121753740 gene encoding protein WALLS ARE THIN 1-like: MADAGAGSSMGRRMCSIPEKFQLHIAMLALQFGYAGFHVVSRLALNMGISKIVFPVYRNILAFILLVPFAYFLEKKERPPITWSLILEFFLLAIVGITANQGFYLVGLDNTSPTFASAIQNSVPAITFLMAALLRIEKVRLDRKDGISKVVGLLICVAGASVITLFKGPTIYSPPATLQRAAAEAMAPVVLGDANGKSWTMGCLYLIGHCLSWAGWLVLQAPVLQRYPARLSFTSYQCFFGILQFLVIAAFFERNGEAWLIRTGSEVFSVFYAGVVASGIAFAVQIWCIQKGGPVFVAVYQPVQTLVVAITSSLLLGEEFYLGGIIGAVLIIFGLYLVLWGKSEEKKFAAIQSHAEHSTGRATPQIKASITQPLLTQSTENV, translated from the exons ATGGCCGACGCCGGTGCCGGCTCATCCATGGGGCGGAGAATGTGCTCCATCCCTGAGAAATTCCAGCTCCACATAGCTATGCTTGCCTTGCAGTTCGGCTACGCCGGTTTCCACGTCGTCTCCCGCCTTGCCCTCAACATGGGCATCAGCAAGATTGTCTTCCCCGTTTATCGAAACATCCTCGCCTTCATCCTTCTCGTCCCCTTCGCCTATTTTCTTGAAAA GAAGGAGAGGCCACCGATCACATGGAGCCTCATCCTCGAATTCTTCCTACTAGCAATAGTTGGGATAACAGCAAACCAAGGCTTCTACCTGGTCGGGCTCGATAACACTTCGCCAACTTTCGCCTCCGCCATACAAAACTCCGTTCCCGCCATCACATTCCTCATGGCCGCCCTTCTCAG GATAGAGAAAGTGAGATTGGACCGGAAAGACGGGATCTCGAAGGTGGTGGGGCTGCTGATCTGCGTGGCGGGGGCGTCCGTGATCACGCTCTTCAAGGGGCCCACCATCTACTCGCCGCCGGCGACGCTGCAgagggcggcggcggaggcCATGGCGCCGGTGGTGCTGGGAGACGCGAACGGGAAGAGCTGGACGATGGGGTGCCTCTACTTGATCGGGCACTGCCTGTCGTGGGCTGGCTGGCTCGTGCTGCAGGCGCCCGTGCTCCAGAGGTACCCAGCCCGCCTCTCCTTCACGTCCTACCAGTGCTTCTTCGGAATCCTCCAGTTCCTCGTCATCGCCGCCTTCTTCGAGAGGAACGGCGAGGCCTGGCTCATCCGCACCGGCTCCGAAGTCTTCAGCGTCTTCTACGCC GGAGTTGTGGCATCAGGGATCGCCTTCGCTGTACAGATATGGTGCATCCAAAAAGGCGGGCCCGTCTTCGTCGCCGTCTACCAACCCGTCCAGACTCTCGTCGTCGCTATTACCTCATCTCTTCTCTTGGGAGAGGAATTCTACTTGGGAGG GATAATCGGCGCAGTACTGATCATATTCGGATTGTACTTGGTGCTTTGGGGGAAGAGCGAAGAAAAGAAGTTTGCTGCGATCCAGTCACACGCGGAGCACAGCACCGGAAGAGCAACCCCGCAGATCAAGGCGTCCATCACTCAGCCGCTGCTGACGCAATCAACAGAGAATGTTTGA